TTCTCCGACCCCGAATTGAAGCAACAACTCGAATCCACGCGGACCGCGGTGGAGGATCTCACCGAGCAACTGCGTCGATTGGAACAAGACATCGCGCGGCTGACGCTCATCGCGCCCGTCGCGGGCACGATTCTGCCACCGTCTTCTGTGTCGAACCAACCGTCTGCCGGTGAACTTTCAACGTGGTCAGGCTCTCCACTTGATGAACGCAACCGGGGCTGCACGTTACGGACGGGAACGACCATCTGTCGGATTGGCAATCCAGAGCACCTCGAAGCGGTGCTGATCATCGATCAATCCGATATTGAATTTCTCAAACCGACGCAGAAAGTCCAATTGGCACTCGATGAAACCCCCGGCGCCATATGCCATGGCGTGGTGAAGGAGATCGCGGAGATCGACCTGAAGGTCGCTCCTCGGGAACTCATTCGGCACGACGACTTGCCGACGCGAACAAATGAGAATGGGCAGTTGGAACTCGTGAGTGCCGCGTATCAGGCCCGTGTTGAGTTGAAACCGACGGATTTCTCGCTCTTGATTGGCACTTCCGGGAAAGCCAAAGTCAATGCCGACTCCCTATCGCTAGCTGCACGACTTACCCGTTACCTCAACCGGACCTTCCGCATGGACTGGTAGTGTTGCCTAGCAACACCATCACAGTTTATTCCAAGTCATCGAGGTCTGGACCGCCATCGCTGATCGGAATCGCTTCTGGCGTTTCTTCGCGAATTGCAAACTCGCCTTCTTGGTCGAGATAGATTTTGTCAGCCATGATCTCGGCGACAACGATCTGCATCAGATTCTTCGTAGGGACATCGACCAGCGGACGGGCCCCGCGATTCAAAGCGACCATTCGTTTTTGAATCAGCGACGACAACTTGAATCGTCCACCCAATTTGTTGACGATCGCTTCTTCTTTGAACTCTTCCAACATTGTGTTTGCACTCTCAGTTAGAACAAGATGATTCCAAGATTTGTGATATTTCTTTGACGGCAGCATCGAGATCGTCGTTGACGACGACATGACGATAGCGGTCGGCGTATTCCACTTCTTTCAACGCGGTCTGCAGTCGCTTCTTTAGCATCGCTTCGGATTCCGACCGACGCCCACGCAAACGCCGTTCATACTCTTCTATTGATGGCAGTGTCAGGAACACGGTGATGGCGTCGGGATAAACCTCCATCGCCGCGATTGCTCCTTCCACATCGATCTCCAAGAACGCCCATGCATTCTGTTGGAACGCCCGATCCACTTCCGATTTCAAGGTGCCATACCAATAACCGGCTCCGTGAACTTCGGCGGTCTCAAGAAACTGGTTCGCCTGCCGAGCGGCCTCGAAGTCCTCTGGCGTCATAAAGTAGTAGGCGACTCCGTCGACTTCCCCCGGACGGGCTGGCCGCGTGGTGGCCGACACGCATTTCTGTAACGACACTGATGACTCGGACAACAACCGTTCGACAATCGTCGTCTTGCCACTCCCGCTTGGGCCGGACAGAATCACCACCTTGGGTGAATTCGATTTCATGTCCGACTCGGCCTGCACGGTTCCAACTCCTGATCGATCAACTCTATCTGTCCCAATCAAAACTCGGAGAAATCACTCAACGTTTTGCAAGATTTCCCGAATTTTCTCCACCACAGCCTTCATTTCGACAACACAGTGGGCGATCGATACATTGTTGGCCTTGGAGCCAATCGTATTGATTTCGCGGAACATCTCCTGGGTGAGAAAGTCTAACTTCCGTCCATTGGACTGCTCAGCCGCCAAATAGTTCCGGAACTGCTCCAAATGGGACCGCAGTCGGGTCGTTTCCTCGTTGATGTCGGCTCGCTCGGTATAGATGCTGATCTCGCGGATCACATCGCTGGCGTCAACACTGACGTCGGT
This portion of the Thalassoroseus pseudoceratinae genome encodes:
- the gmk gene encoding guanylate kinase, which translates into the protein MKSNSPKVVILSGPSGSGKTTIVERLLSESSVSLQKCVSATTRPARPGEVDGVAYYFMTPEDFEAARQANQFLETAEVHGAGYWYGTLKSEVDRAFQQNAWAFLEIDVEGAIAAMEVYPDAITVFLTLPSIEEYERRLRGRRSESEAMLKKRLQTALKEVEYADRYRHVVVNDDLDAAVKEISQILESSCSN
- a CDS encoding DNA-directed RNA polymerase subunit omega, which encodes MLEEFKEEAIVNKLGGRFKLSSLIQKRMVALNRGARPLVDVPTKNLMQIVVAEIMADKIYLDQEGEFAIREETPEAIPISDGGPDLDDLE